CCCTCGCCATCTTTCAGACGTAGCTCTTCAACAGCCTGTTGCCATATGAGTAGGGGCACACCCGCTGAACAAACACTTAGTGTGATGGAACAGGTTGTGTCAGCAGTGAACCCAGGGCAAACTGGCCTGACACAAAGAAACCAGGTCAAGCTGTACACTATAATGTCACTCAAAAAGTATTCAAAATTCATTATGTTTTCTGTGAATTACAAGTGGCAACAGTTGTTCCTTACAGAGAGATGTTTAGGAGTTCCATCCACCAGTTGCAGTTGAGAGGATGGCTGTTAAACTTTAAGATGATATGCTTCACTGATAACAAGACCTCTGAAGAGGATCAACAGGCTTTAGTGTGTAATTTTGTGTATGATATGCAGTGTTAAAATGCATCTTAATTTGAGAGAATAGCCAATATATAAAAGCTGaatttgaataaatgtttttttgtgtgaagTGTACAAAGTTTTGAAATCATAGGTATGTCCTTGGTATGTTATTTGCTGTATTGTTGCCATGCATTAGAAGCCTCTAAATTCTAATTCTTGGCAAACCAGGACGTATGTATATTATCTTTGTAATCACCATTCATTACTAAGAAATTATCGTGGGACATATTTTGATAATTATATTCTAAGCTTGTTTATAACTATCCAGCAGCAGCAAAAGGGGTACAACTGCCCTGTGACCAGATGTCTACAATTCAGTTTTACACAGTAATAGTTGCATCAACATTTAGACATATTAGATCAGATTACTAGACAAGATCTCTGACAGTAAATTAATTGGCTGTCATTGAAATAAATCAGTTtcgaattgcgcagattgatgcttatattgttgatcactggattgtctgatccagacaggattatttacaaaccgtcgccatattgctggagtattgctgagtgctgtgtaaaactaaactcacttgttcATTGTTATTAGTACCCTCATTAGTACCCCTTGTAATTCTCAAGACACGTTAAAGGTCTGTTTGGTACAAGGAAAATTACTTTGTCGTCTTTACATTCTGGGcgtcctagtggttaaaatgtttttgcttATCGTGCTGAAGACCTTGATTTgacttcccacatgggtacaatgtgtgaagcccatttctggggtcccctgctgtgataatacactgatattgcttgaatagtggtgcaaaaccaaactcactcattatcgACAATCTGTGGTGACATTGACAGAGGTGTCAAGATGGGCTGGATGGGCAAAttccttgacttggttgataccaGTTGTCCGGCTTCCGTGTATGTGGAAAccgtggtggctgagtgggtttgaTGGCTGACATCACCAATGGAATTTGAAATGAGATTGGTGGAGAGCCTTTTCAGGGGATCAGTCACTCCAGCATTATGGCATCCTCAAATGTGTGCTTAGGTGAAAGCCATGGTAAAAGACAACCTCCTGAAGTTGAAATCTTGGATATAGtagcaggggttcaaaaatattttgaaaagccacttgccacagctCTACCTTATTATTACTGTGAACCATTATGAgctgatatgaaatgaaatccaagattatttgtagtttgaaagcataagtggaaattatctagtagtccatggacaagtaagataccattacatgtatttcattgcccgaaatgaaaaccgACTTGTTCCGGGCCTGGGACAATGAGATTTTTGATCCCatgacataaagaaaatgaggATATTACACTATCATAATTTTATACAAAATACAGTAAATTAAGagtgtttttctattttatggGAAAGCGAGTTGAGAAGAAAGGTGACTTGGAATGGTTTTTAATCTGCCCCAGATGACATCATTAAGCTCAACAAGAAGCAGAATCGTGGTGGTAGAGGTCGTGGCAGCCTGAGCAGGGGGTCCAGCCGTGGACGAGGAGGAGGGGCAGGTGTGAGCAAGGTGAAGCAGTTCCGCACCAACCTACAGAGAGGAGGAATGAGAGGACGTGGTGGACGGGGGCGGCTACGGAGGTTGTCTGGGGTTAGTCCGCTCAACAGAACAcaggtactactactactgcttcaATTTTACGTTTGTGTCAGCTTCATGTGCTACACATTGCAATAAGTTCCATTACAAGCATTTtgtatgacatgaaagtttgctTGTGTGGTCCATCTGGATGTTTTTCTGGCTGTTCAAATGTAATTATACTCCAGAAGTGCGGATTGCTGACTGGtcacagggattgggaaagagaactttgacaatgggccattttcaagattattagccatttcctgaatttAGAATAGGCAACTGTCCTTGTATCAattgtaaacttcaaaattttaaggtgccatttttcattctaatatgCGAAATGGCCAGTGGCctctgcctttcccaatccctgtagTCATTATTAAAGTGTAACACCTGTGTAAGTGGTTTTACCACTGCAATCAGGCTTACACTGCAATTGTGTGTCTACCTACTTTGATAACATCACTAGTGACTGATGCCACATGCATAAATTACTAACAGTAGAGGATGGTTTAGAAGCGGCATAATTTCACTTTAATATTCATAACAATTCTCCCATCAACATGTTCAACAATTCTTCTGATTATCAGTAAGTCATGTCTGGGTGTTGACGATATTCATATCTCAGATGTCATTGGATTTCAGGAACAGAGTGTAAAGAATTCTATTAAACCTAAGTCAACCAGAGGGGGCAAGTTCaaccaaggtcaaggtcggcagcagcaacaacagtctTACAAGCAGCAGAGGCTGAAGGCTGTCTTAGCCCTGAAGAAGGCTAAGAACCAGCTTGCTCGAATAGACGCACAGGCAGCTAGCAGACAGAATCTCATCAACCAACGCAGAGGGCTTCAGGTAATCCCACAGTTGACAAATAACTTTCATCTTATGAAGATCCTTGTGTGCACTTTCCTCTTCTAACACCTGGGATCCTGGGTAGGCCACCAGCGGCCAGTGGAGTATAAAGTGACAGTAGATAGGAACGTCAGACTTGTCGACCAGGTTTAGAGTGTCTTGACCAAAGGGAGCGTcattatgtagctggaatattgctgaatgcagtgttaaacaacaaacagtagGCTCACTCACCGTCTTGTCTTTGTCGGCAATGTCGTTATTTCATAGGAGAAGGAGCTGAAAGCCTTTGATTAGAAAGATCTTGCTTagaacatgagtgagtgagtgagtgagggagtgagtttagttttacgccgcactcagcaatattacagctatatgacggcggtctgtaaataatcgagtctggaccagacaatccagtgatcaacaacatgagcatcgatctgcacaattgggaaccgatgacatgcgtcaaccaagtcagcgagcctgaccacccgatcccgttagtcgcctcttacgacaagctgagtcgccttttatggcaagcatgggttgctgaaggcctattctaccccgggaccttcacgggtcctagaACATGAAAGTCAAGGACATGCAAAACTTCAACACAGTGCCTCAGGGGTCATTGTACAAAGCAAGCTAACGGCCATTACTGCTGTTTGCCTTTGGTAACTCATGGAAGTTAAGGACCAAAAACTATGTTCAGAATTCATGGATTTGTATCATTGGACCTGTGACCACCAAGATCCCCAGCTCATTATCCTTCCTTTTCCTTTCCTACTCTTTTTCATCCTTAGAAGTTACAATCACCATAGCACAGAGATTTATTTAACAAGGGTCAGAGTCTTTAATTGCTTAAAACCCTGCTTAAACATTGTTGTAGTATGCGTAATAGTCCACATTTCATAAGGATGCTATTGTCTTGCAGTGATTCACAAATGGCTTCTATACCATGTCCTTGCATATTTCAGTAGAATCATGTCCATTTTCTCCTATCACTAGTAGTATCAGAAgaactcgtgaaggtcccggtgtagaataggcattcagcaacccatgcttgccctaaaaggctatgcttgtcataagaggcgactaatgggatcgggtggtcagactagctgacttggtcattggttcccaattgtgcagatcgatgctcatgtcgttgatcactggattgtctggtccaggatcgattatttccagaccgctgtcatatagctggaatattgctgagtgcggcgtaaaactcaactcactcactcactcacctatcaGAAGATACTGCCCTGTGATCCAAGTAGACACTATGATTTCTGATTGTTTGTTTGCAGGTTTTTTTACCTCCAACAGGTTTTTTGTTATATGTTTCTGCAAAGGTTGTCCATTATTAATGTCAAAGTACTGGCTGTCAGGTATCTGTGTTTGAGGTGTGATAACAATATTTCTGTCCGTATTCTCAGCTTTTCATTGCTTTTGTCTCTTtcagacatcatcatcatcgcagCAGCAATATCAAAACACAAATCGGGGTAGTCGTCGTGGGAGAGGCCGAGGTGGACGGGGTCGTCTCAACCGACAAAACTACAAtgcaaggggaggtaaccaAGTACAGAATCAGGTTGATACTGCATCATATGGGTTTGCCTATCAGACCGTGAGTCGAGGGGGAGGTCGAGGGCGTGGCAAACTACGTCGTCTTGGCAGCAACTACAGCAGCACTTTGTCTCTCAACTCCTCAAGTGGCACTGTCAAGCGGAAGAGGAGGCAGTAAGTAATGGCAGTTGGGTGCTCTCTTGGCAGGGATTGATTGATGGTGATATGTGTCTGCAGCAAGTTTTGTAAAACTAAGATTttcatggtggaggtctgtaaataatcatgtgtggaccagataatccattgatcaacagcatgagcattgatctgtgcagttgggaaccagtgatgtgtcaatcaagtccgcaagtctgaccacccgatccggttaatttttttttttatttttattcattcaactcagtagacagaaacacaaataaatgatgcaacagCACAAGTACACAATAAGACAAAAATTCATATGGATACAAATTATACATACtggatatatggcagcagtggtgtccattttctgtcaaattgTAACATTTTATCATTCTTAGTGgcaataaacttttcagttttgaaaatatcacccaatatttttagaaatgcgtccagtgataacttggtgtttttaatacttgatacatgaatgtattttttaccagcaagaagtatatggttcattaagtcagtattatttccaccaattaagactgtatattttgtcaaggtaaatttttctgttgttttattgtcaatatattctttcagtttcaaccagaatgttttcacacattcacattcccaataaatatgCATCAAATTTTCAGACGCTAAGTTACATAAAGAGcaaagttcatcatcaactaatttcattttcagtaattcttttcttgtgtatataatattatgaataaatttaaattgaaagtcaattaatttagtatcttttgtgcatcttctataatctttaaaaatgtgttcccatgggattacagtgtcaaagagttgttgccatttttcacatgtagaGGGGAAATTTTCAGTACATATAAGCTTATCATAGAAATATCTCGACCTctttggtgctgaaagtaaacatatcagtgatgtgctgagatagtgattatgaacaatcaatagattatttctaatagtatctttccattttcttggtatatttgaaagaacctggtagtaatcaagaactgtgcctttgattttgtaagttttctTATGTTCACTAAGTGACAAAATACCTTGATCATTACACAAGTATCTTATAGAGTGAATACCCCTAAAATATCAATGTCTTATaataaaattactattttggaattgatggttgaaccaaagtgttttctataaaatattccccatgctgccaacacatctttccaatagggattc
This genomic stretch from Haliotis asinina isolate JCU_RB_2024 chromosome 4, JCU_Hal_asi_v2, whole genome shotgun sequence harbors:
- the LOC137281309 gene encoding THO complex subunit 4-like; the protein is MSTINKVDMSLDDIIKLNKKQNRGGRGRGSLSRGSSRGRGGGAGVSKVKQFRTNLQRGGMRGRGGRGRLRRLSGVSPLNRTQEQSVKNSIKPKSTRGGKFNQGQGRQQQQQSYKQQRLKAVLALKKAKNQLARIDAQAASRQNLINQRRGLQTSSSSQQQYQNTNRGSRRGRGRGGRGRLNRQNYNARGGNQVQNQVDTASYGFAYQTVSRGGGRGRGKLRRLGSNYSSTLSLNSSSGTVKRKRRQWRSRPVQAPSSQNDGILTISVPNPSYQSPPQQESSKKYNYNKRLFAQSGTNAPLSERFRDGSGSSSNGSRQVFL